A genomic window from Flavobacterium johnsoniae includes:
- a CDS encoding L-serine ammonia-lyase, giving the protein MEECISVFDMLKIGVGPSSSHTLGPWRAAERFLEELKDEAILDDITRVKVDLYGSLSLTGKGHATDLAVMLGLSGQDPEYIPVEDIAGIIKKIETTNEINLGNQKVIPFFFLQDIVFNKDFLPFHANGLKFTAYKSDDSEYESTFYSIGGGFVVKEERTNAKLKEEIKCAFPYPVQNAAELLNYTISENKSISEIVYENEISMRPEAEVHSELMRIWNTMLECMYIGCHSEGILPGGLHVRRRAFDMHQNLIGLSNYSDPHSWLQEIRKTEVKFRQILKWVSCFALAVNEVNASLGRVVTAPTNGSSGVIPAVLMYYMVIENHDAGEKEIKQFLMVAGEIGSIFKKGSTISAAMGGCQAEIGVSSSMAAAALCELMGGTPAQVLMAAEIAMEHHLGLTCDPIGGLVQIPCIERNTMGAIKAINAAELALETDSKNAKVPLDKVINTMWETAKDMNSKYKETSEGGLAIAVNMADC; this is encoded by the coding sequence ATGGAAGAATGTATCTCTGTTTTTGATATGCTTAAAATTGGCGTTGGCCCTTCAAGCTCACATACTTTAGGACCTTGGCGCGCTGCCGAACGCTTTTTGGAAGAGCTAAAAGACGAAGCAATTTTAGACGATATTACGCGAGTAAAAGTCGATTTATACGGATCTCTTTCTTTAACTGGAAAAGGGCACGCAACCGATCTTGCCGTTATGCTGGGTTTAAGCGGGCAAGATCCTGAATATATTCCTGTTGAAGATATTGCAGGAATTATCAAAAAAATTGAAACTACTAACGAAATCAATTTGGGAAACCAAAAAGTGATTCCGTTCTTTTTTCTTCAAGACATTGTTTTCAACAAAGACTTTCTTCCTTTCCATGCAAATGGATTGAAATTTACTGCTTATAAATCTGACGATTCTGAATACGAATCTACGTTTTATTCTATCGGCGGCGGATTTGTCGTGAAAGAAGAACGCACCAATGCGAAATTAAAAGAAGAAATAAAATGTGCATTTCCTTATCCTGTTCAAAATGCAGCTGAGTTGTTGAATTATACGATTTCTGAAAACAAATCGATTTCTGAAATTGTATATGAAAATGAAATTTCAATGCGTCCAGAAGCCGAAGTGCATTCTGAATTAATGCGTATTTGGAATACAATGTTAGAATGTATGTACATCGGTTGTCATTCTGAAGGAATTCTTCCTGGCGGACTTCACGTTCGCAGAAGAGCTTTTGATATGCACCAAAATCTAATCGGATTATCTAATTATTCTGATCCGCATAGTTGGCTTCAAGAAATTAGAAAAACCGAAGTTAAATTTCGACAGATTTTAAAATGGGTTAGCTGTTTTGCACTTGCCGTGAATGAAGTAAATGCATCTTTAGGACGTGTTGTTACAGCTCCAACAAATGGAAGTTCTGGTGTAATTCCAGCCGTTTTAATGTATTATATGGTAATTGAAAACCATGATGCTGGCGAAAAAGAAATCAAACAATTCTTGATGGTTGCGGGCGAAATTGGAAGTATTTTCAAAAAAGGCTCAACTATTTCTGCTGCAATGGGCGGATGTCAAGCAGAAATTGGTGTGTCGTCTTCTATGGCGGCGGCTGCACTTTGCGAATTAATGGGCGGAACTCCTGCTCAGGTTCTTATGGCAGCAGAAATTGCAATGGAACATCATTTAGGTTTAACTTGTGATCCTATTGGCGGTTTGGTTCAAATTCCTTGTATTGAGAGAAATACGATGGGAGCGATAAAAGCAATTAATGCTGCGGAATTGGCTTTAGAAACTGATTCTAAAAATGCTAAAGTACCTTTAGATAAAGTAATTAATACAATGTGGGAAACGGCAAAAGATATGAATTCTAAATATAAAGAAACTTCAGAAGGCGGACTTGCAATTGCCGTAAATATGGCGGATTGCTAA
- a CDS encoding glyoxalase, whose translation MENNIKSIRPFIGSKNYEISRSFYRDLGFEETVLDAKMSVFKSDEIAFYLQDAYVKDWIDNTMIFVEVNDVEKYYSELSNLNLPEKYEGAKLTPIKYLDWGSECFLHDPSGILWHFGKFK comes from the coding sequence ATGGAAAATAACATAAAATCAATCCGACCATTTATTGGTTCTAAAAATTACGAGATTTCAAGAAGTTTCTACAGAGATTTAGGTTTTGAAGAAACTGTTTTAGATGCAAAAATGTCTGTTTTCAAATCCGATGAAATCGCCTTTTATCTGCAAGATGCCTACGTCAAAGACTGGATTGACAATACTATGATTTTTGTAGAAGTTAATGATGTTGAAAAATATTACAGCGAACTTTCAAATCTAAATCTTCCAGAAAAATATGAAGGAGCGAAATTAACTCCAATAAAATATTTAGATTGGGGAAGTGAATGTTTTCTGCACGATCCGTCTGGCATTTTATGGCATTTTGGAAAGTTCAAATAA
- a CDS encoding cation:proton antiporter — protein sequence MIEFFKHLLQEFELPLSNPVLIFSLILFIILLSPILLKKINIPGIIGLIISGVIIGPHGLNILAKNSAVDLFSTIGLLYIMFIAGLELDMNEFKANRNKSLLFGFFTFILPLSIGFPVCFYLLQYDFNASFLTASMFATHTLVAYPIVSKLGIAKNQAVAITVGGTILTDTAVLIILAVIMGSAQGSLNQAFWIKLTISLAIFSAIMFLVIPRIAKWFFKKLESEKHAHYIFVLSVVFFAAFLAEVAGVEPIIGAFVAGLALNPLIPHSSALMNRIEFIGNALFIPFFLISVGMLVDVSVILSGPTALIVAGTLSVVAIFGKWIAAFFTQIVFKYSKTERQLIFGLSSAHAAATLAVILVGFKAKILDENILNGTIILILITCIVASFATEKAAKKIAICEEEISHEDAEKDQILDEHILIPLAKTSAAASLLDFALLIKDKKSSNPVTLLTIVPNNNQAEKNILKYRKAVDKFVVQASASEVKINTIARIDHNPASGIARTSKEIMSDIVIVGWPRKTGFLDKIFGENVDSIINNVDKNLFICRFQKNFIEEKRLVFVCPPFSERGIGFHLLIQKVSRLSQELSIPIVIYAEYKTHETIQQIANNLKLNAKLGFKNVSDWEDFESISDEMKPTDLVVFNLSRKGSVSYQSIFDKLPQKFEKSFEDSNVILVYPQDDRKESAMDAYEDFTASPLAKGIEAIEQIGRGLGSILKKG from the coding sequence ATGATAGAATTTTTCAAACATCTATTACAAGAATTCGAATTACCACTAAGCAATCCAGTATTGATTTTTTCGTTAATACTTTTCATTATTCTGCTTTCGCCAATTTTACTTAAGAAAATTAATATTCCAGGAATTATCGGACTTATCATTTCTGGAGTTATTATAGGTCCTCACGGATTGAATATTTTGGCAAAAAACTCCGCAGTAGACTTGTTTTCTACAATCGGACTTTTATACATCATGTTTATCGCAGGTTTAGAATTAGACATGAACGAGTTTAAAGCCAACAGAAACAAAAGTTTATTATTTGGTTTTTTCACATTTATTCTCCCTCTTTCTATCGGATTTCCAGTTTGTTTTTATCTGCTGCAATATGATTTTAATGCAAGTTTCTTAACCGCGAGTATGTTTGCTACGCACACTTTGGTTGCATATCCAATTGTTAGTAAATTAGGAATTGCTAAGAATCAAGCAGTTGCTATTACTGTCGGAGGAACAATTCTAACAGATACAGCCGTTCTAATTATTTTAGCGGTAATTATGGGAAGTGCGCAAGGAAGTCTAAATCAGGCTTTTTGGATTAAATTGACTATTTCGTTGGCAATTTTTTCTGCCATTATGTTTTTGGTTATTCCGAGAATTGCCAAATGGTTTTTTAAGAAATTAGAAAGTGAAAAACACGCCCATTATATTTTTGTGCTTTCTGTCGTTTTCTTCGCAGCCTTTTTGGCGGAAGTAGCAGGAGTAGAGCCAATTATTGGAGCTTTCGTGGCAGGTTTGGCTTTGAATCCGTTAATTCCGCATTCTTCGGCTTTAATGAATAGAATTGAATTTATTGGAAATGCTTTGTTTATTCCGTTTTTCTTAATTTCGGTAGGAATGCTGGTTGACGTAAGCGTTATTCTAAGCGGTCCAACAGCTTTGATTGTTGCAGGAACTTTGAGTGTTGTGGCAATTTTTGGAAAATGGATTGCAGCATTCTTTACGCAAATTGTTTTTAAATACAGCAAAACCGAAAGACAGCTTATTTTCGGATTGAGCAGTGCGCACGCGGCAGCAACTTTGGCAGTAATTTTGGTTGGTTTTAAAGCTAAAATTTTAGATGAAAATATCTTAAACGGAACTATTATTCTGATTTTAATTACTTGTATCGTAGCTTCTTTTGCGACAGAAAAAGCGGCTAAAAAGATTGCAATCTGCGAAGAAGAAATTTCACATGAAGATGCAGAAAAAGATCAGATTTTAGACGAACACATTTTGATTCCGTTGGCAAAAACTTCTGCTGCGGCGAGTTTGTTAGATTTTGCTCTTTTAATTAAAGATAAAAAATCGTCAAATCCTGTTACATTATTAACGATTGTTCCGAATAATAATCAGGCAGAGAAGAATATTTTAAAATATAGAAAAGCCGTTGATAAATTTGTGGTTCAGGCTTCGGCTTCAGAAGTGAAAATAAATACAATTGCAAGAATCGATCATAATCCAGCGAGCGGAATTGCAAGAACTTCTAAAGAAATCATGTCAGACATTGTGATTGTTGGATGGCCAAGAAAAACGGGATTTTTAGATAAAATTTTTGGAGAAAATGTAGATTCAATTATCAATAATGTAGATAAAAATTTATTCATCTGTAGATTTCAAAAGAATTTTATAGAAGAAAAAAGGTTGGTTTTTGTTTGTCCGCCATTTTCGGAAAGAGGAATTGGTTTTCATTTATTAATCCAGAAAGTGAGCCGATTATCTCAAGAATTAAGTATTCCGATTGTGATTTACGCCGAATACAAAACACACGAAACTATTCAGCAGATTGCTAATAATTTGAAATTGAATGCTAAATTAGGATTTAAAAATGTTTCGGATTGGGAAGATTTTGAATCAATTTCTGACGAAATGAAACCAACTGATTTAGTTGTTTTTAATCTTTCAAGAAAAGGTTCGGTTTCGTACCAATCTATTTTTGATAAACTACCTCAGAAATTCGAAAAATCTTTTGAAGATAGTAATGTGATTTTGGTTTATCCGCAAGATGACAGAAAAGAAAGCGCAATGGATGCGTATGAAGATTTTACGGCTTCACCTTTAGCAAAAGGTATTGAAGCAATTGAGCAAATTGGTCGTGGTTTGGGAAGTATTTTGAAAAAAGGGTAA
- a CDS encoding RluA family pseudouridine synthase, which yields MKILSNKENLQILHEDNHIIVVNKRVGDIVQGDKTGDKPLSDIVKEYIKVKYNKPGDVFLGVIHRLDRPTTGIVVFARTSKALSRMNELFSNRETKKTYWAVVKNKPKEAKAKLVHYLKRNEKNNTSKAHLKEVPDSKLASLDYSIIKELQNYTALEINLHTGRHHQIRAQLSAIGSPIKGDLKYGADRSNPDGGIHLHARKLTFVHPVSKENITIIAPTPEDPIWNAV from the coding sequence ATGAAAATTCTTTCTAATAAAGAAAACTTACAGATATTGCACGAAGACAATCATATAATTGTAGTCAACAAACGTGTTGGTGATATTGTGCAAGGAGATAAAACTGGCGATAAACCTCTTTCTGACATTGTAAAAGAATATATTAAAGTAAAATATAACAAACCCGGAGATGTTTTTTTGGGTGTAATTCATCGTTTGGACCGTCCAACAACAGGAATTGTGGTTTTTGCGAGAACTAGTAAAGCGCTTTCGCGAATGAACGAATTGTTTAGTAATCGCGAAACTAAAAAAACATATTGGGCTGTTGTCAAAAATAAACCCAAAGAAGCGAAAGCAAAATTGGTTCATTATTTAAAAAGAAACGAAAAAAACAATACTTCAAAGGCACATTTAAAAGAAGTTCCAGACAGCAAATTAGCAAGTTTAGATTATTCTATAATTAAAGAACTTCAGAATTATACGGCGCTGGAAATCAATTTACATACTGGACGTCATCATCAAATTCGCGCACAATTATCTGCTATTGGATCTCCAATAAAAGGCGACTTAAAATATGGTGCAGACAGAAGCAATCCTGACGGCGGTATTCATCTTCATGCTAGAAAACTAACTTTTGTTCATCCGGTTTCAAAAGAAAACATTACAATTATTGCTCCAACTCCAGAAGATCCGATTTGGAATGCTGTATGA
- the panB gene encoding 3-methyl-2-oxobutanoate hydroxymethyltransferase produces the protein MSVAKKDYKRITTKSLIEMKSNGEKISMLTAYDYTMAKIVDTAGVDVILVGDSASNVMAGHETTLPITLDQMIYHASSVVRAVERALVVVDLPFGSYQSDPKEALRSSIRIMKESGGHAVKLEGGKEIKESIKKILHAGIPVMGHLGLTPQSIYKFGTYSVRAKEEEEAEKLIEDAQMLEKIGCFAVVLEKIPADLAKKVADSISIPVIGIGAGGGVDGQVLVIHDMLGMNNEFSPRFLRRYLNLYEEMTKAIGQYAADVKSSDFPNEKEQY, from the coding sequence ATGTCAGTAGCTAAGAAAGATTATAAAAGAATCACAACAAAGTCATTAATTGAAATGAAAAGCAACGGAGAAAAAATCTCTATGCTTACCGCTTACGATTATACAATGGCTAAAATCGTTGACACTGCGGGTGTTGATGTAATTTTAGTTGGCGATTCAGCATCAAATGTTATGGCAGGTCACGAAACAACACTGCCAATTACGCTAGATCAAATGATCTATCATGCTTCGTCTGTAGTTCGTGCTGTCGAAAGAGCTTTAGTGGTTGTAGATTTACCTTTTGGAAGTTACCAATCTGACCCTAAAGAAGCTTTACGTTCTTCTATCAGAATTATGAAAGAAAGCGGTGGTCACGCAGTAAAATTAGAAGGCGGAAAAGAAATTAAAGAATCAATTAAAAAAATATTACACGCTGGAATTCCTGTAATGGGACATTTGGGTTTAACACCGCAATCTATCTACAAATTCGGAACTTATAGCGTTCGTGCAAAAGAGGAAGAAGAAGCAGAAAAATTGATTGAAGACGCTCAAATGCTAGAAAAAATTGGCTGTTTTGCAGTTGTTTTAGAAAAAATCCCTGCAGATTTAGCCAAAAAAGTGGCTGACAGTATTTCGATTCCTGTTATCGGTATCGGTGCCGGCGGCGGTGTTGACGGTCAAGTTTTAGTTATTCACGATATGCTTGGAATGAATAATGAATTCAGTCCGCGTTTCTTACGTCGTTACTTAAATCTTTATGAAGAAATGACAAAAGCAATCGGGCAATATGCTGCTGATGTTAAATCTAGTGATTTCCCTAATGAAAAAGAACAATATTAA